In Sphingomonas sp. SORGH_AS_0950, the following are encoded in one genomic region:
- a CDS encoding DUF1826 domain-containing protein, with protein sequence MTAIGMARRVAIGGDSALLDHIARPDTALAIWWRRLPPPLRAALDALDLDGVDSLSVETDLGGSVDAALRAAGYARAVREMLGVDIDRLVRRLAALTGEDRLRVRLAVGQGGTGHQFHADRSPIALRCTYIGPGLQWCCAEGPDAICEVPTGAVGVFKGRMLLDPPRVLHRAPPGGGRRLVLAIDPVHDGERDRSGPFLPSADPC encoded by the coding sequence ATGACCGCGATCGGCATGGCGCGGCGGGTCGCCATCGGTGGCGATAGCGCGCTGCTCGATCATATCGCGCGGCCCGATACGGCTCTGGCCATCTGGTGGCGTCGCTTGCCCCCGCCGCTCCGGGCGGCGCTGGACGCGCTCGACCTGGACGGTGTCGACAGCCTGTCGGTCGAGACCGATCTCGGCGGGTCGGTGGACGCCGCCTTGCGCGCGGCGGGATATGCGCGGGCGGTGCGCGAGATGCTGGGGGTGGACATCGACCGTCTCGTCCGGCGTCTCGCCGCGCTGACCGGCGAGGATCGCCTGCGCGTCCGGCTCGCGGTCGGCCAGGGCGGGACCGGCCACCAGTTCCACGCCGACCGCTCCCCCATCGCGCTGCGATGCACCTATATCGGCCCCGGCCTCCAATGGTGCTGCGCCGAGGGGCCCGACGCGATCTGCGAGGTGCCGACCGGGGCGGTGGGCGTGTTCAAGGGGCGGATGCTGCTCGACCCGCCCAGGGTCCTCCACCGTGCGCCGCCCGGTGGCGGTCGCCGCCTCGTGCTGGCGATCGATCCGGTGCATGACGGCGAGCGGGACCGATCGGGGCCGTTCCTCCCCAGCGCCGATCCCTGTTGA
- the ppc gene encoding phosphoenolpyruvate carboxylase, producing MTKLPPIANNPDIRFLGAQLGDVIRRYGGDALFEATEAIRRASVDRYRGLGEDGSVDLQLERLALDETLDFVRGFMLFSMLANLAEDRQGIAREPGTDIAEVLATLADKGIDRDAAMELLGRSLVVPVLTAHPTEVRRKSMIDHRNRIAELLAMRDAGRDVTPDGDDVEAAIGRQIALLWQTRVLRRERLYVTDEVETALSYLRDVFLPVLPALYQRWDKAFGTRVPAFLRTGSWIGGDRDGNPFVTAESLTTALARAAEAVLGHYCDAIHALGAELSISTGHAEVDEAVLALAEASGDEALSRSDEPYRRALSGIYARLAATHQALTGKPAPRPGRLTGEPYPDPKALRTDLVAIARGLAARGDGALASGGALGRLIRAVETFGFHLATLDLRQNSAVHERVVAELLKVAGVEADYLALDEEARVALLRRELANARPLFSHYAEYSDETRSELAIVQAAADAHARYGPKCITNYIVSMGKSVSDLLEINLMLKEFGLYRPGEPATAAIMAVPLFETIEDLEAGPEIMRAYFALPEIAAIVRARGHQEVMIGYSDSNKDGGYLTSTWSLSKASSAFRPVFDAAGVQMQLFHGRGGAVGRGGGSAFAAIRAQPHGTVQGRIRITEQGEVIAGKYGTRDSALTNLEAMASATLLASLEPEHLSPAENARFTAAMEQLSATAFTTYRGLVYGTEGFRTFFRQMTPIAEIAGLKIGSRPASRKKSDAIEDLRAIPWVFSWAQARVMLPGWFGVGTAIANFEDKALLADMAKNWPFFAATLANMEMVLAKSDIGIARRYSGLVEDEALRDSIFGRIHDGWHRARDGLLTVTGQTRLLSDNPALEASIRLRLPYIEPLNLLQIELMKRHRAGEDDPRIGEGILLSINGIATALRNSG from the coding sequence ATGACGAAACTGCCTCCCATCGCGAACAATCCCGATATCCGTTTCCTGGGCGCGCAACTGGGCGACGTGATCCGTCGCTATGGCGGCGATGCGCTGTTCGAGGCGACCGAGGCGATTCGCCGCGCCTCGGTCGATCGATACCGGGGACTGGGGGAGGACGGCTCGGTCGACCTCCAGCTGGAACGCCTCGCGCTCGACGAGACGCTGGATTTCGTGCGCGGCTTCATGCTGTTCTCGATGCTCGCCAATCTGGCCGAGGACCGGCAGGGCATCGCGCGCGAGCCCGGCACCGACATTGCCGAGGTGCTGGCGACGCTGGCCGACAAGGGCATCGACCGCGACGCCGCGATGGAGCTGCTCGGCCGTTCGCTGGTCGTCCCCGTCCTGACCGCGCACCCGACCGAGGTGCGGCGCAAGAGCATGATCGACCACCGCAACCGCATCGCCGAGCTGCTGGCGATGCGCGATGCCGGACGCGACGTCACCCCGGACGGCGACGATGTCGAGGCCGCGATCGGGCGCCAGATCGCGCTCCTGTGGCAAACCCGCGTGCTGCGTCGCGAGCGGCTCTATGTCACCGACGAGGTGGAGACCGCGCTGTCCTATCTGCGCGACGTCTTCCTGCCGGTGCTGCCCGCGCTCTATCAGCGCTGGGACAAGGCATTCGGCACGCGCGTCCCCGCTTTCCTTCGCACCGGGTCGTGGATCGGCGGCGACCGCGACGGCAATCCCTTCGTCACCGCCGAATCGCTGACCACCGCGCTGGCGCGCGCGGCCGAGGCGGTGCTGGGCCATTATTGCGACGCGATCCACGCGCTGGGGGCCGAGCTGTCGATCTCGACCGGCCATGCCGAGGTGGACGAGGCGGTGCTGGCGCTGGCCGAGGCGAGCGGCGACGAGGCGCTCAGCCGCTCGGACGAACCCTATCGCCGCGCGCTGTCGGGCATCTATGCGCGGCTCGCCGCGACGCATCAGGCGCTGACCGGCAAGCCCGCGCCGCGCCCCGGCCGCCTGACCGGCGAACCCTATCCCGATCCCAAAGCGCTGCGCACCGATCTGGTCGCGATCGCGCGCGGGCTGGCGGCGCGCGGCGACGGCGCGTTGGCGAGCGGCGGCGCGCTCGGGCGGCTGATCCGCGCGGTCGAGACGTTCGGCTTCCACCTCGCCACGCTCGACCTGCGGCAGAATTCGGCGGTGCACGAACGGGTCGTGGCCGAGCTGCTGAAGGTCGCAGGGGTCGAGGCGGATTATCTCGCGCTGGACGAAGAGGCGCGCGTCGCGCTGCTCCGCCGCGAACTAGCCAATGCCCGGCCGCTGTTCAGCCATTATGCCGAGTATTCGGACGAGACGCGCTCCGAACTGGCGATCGTCCAGGCCGCCGCCGATGCGCATGCCCGGTACGGCCCCAAGTGCATCACCAACTATATCGTCTCGATGGGCAAGTCGGTGTCAGACCTGCTCGAGATCAACCTGATGCTGAAGGAGTTCGGCCTCTACCGCCCCGGCGAGCCCGCCACCGCCGCGATCATGGCGGTGCCCCTGTTCGAGACGATCGAGGACCTGGAGGCAGGGCCCGAGATCATGCGCGCCTATTTCGCGCTGCCCGAGATCGCCGCCATCGTCCGCGCGCGCGGGCATCAGGAGGTGATGATCGGCTATTCGGACTCGAACAAGGACGGCGGTTACCTGACCTCCACCTGGTCGCTGTCCAAGGCGTCGAGCGCGTTCCGCCCGGTGTTCGACGCGGCGGGGGTGCAGATGCAGCTGTTCCATGGGCGCGGCGGCGCGGTCGGGCGCGGCGGCGGCAGCGCCTTTGCCGCGATCCGCGCGCAACCGCACGGCACGGTGCAGGGCCGTATCCGCATCACCGAACAGGGAGAGGTGATCGCGGGCAAATATGGCACGCGCGACTCCGCGCTGACCAATCTCGAGGCCATGGCATCGGCCACCCTGCTCGCCAGCCTGGAGCCCGAACATCTCTCCCCGGCCGAGAATGCGCGCTTCACCGCCGCGATGGAGCAATTGTCGGCGACCGCCTTCACCACCTATCGCGGCCTCGTCTACGGGACCGAGGGGTTCCGCACCTTCTTCCGCCAGATGACCCCGATCGCCGAGATTGCGGGCCTGAAGATCGGCAGCCGCCCGGCCAGCCGCAAGAAGTCCGACGCGATCGAGGACCTGCGCGCCATTCCCTGGGTGTTCAGCTGGGCGCAGGCGCGCGTCATGCTGCCCGGCTGGTTCGGCGTCGGCACCGCCATCGCCAATTTCGAGGACAAGGCGCTGCTGGCCGACATGGCGAAGAACTGGCCGTTCTTCGCCGCGACGCTGGCGAATATGGAGATGGTGCTCGCCAAGTCGGACATCGGCATCGCGCGCCGCTATTCCGGGCTGGTCGAGGACGAAGCCTTGCGGGATTCGATCTTCGGGCGCATCCATGACGGCTGGCACCGCGCGCGCGACGGGCTGCTGACCGTGACGGGTCAGACGCGGCTGCTGTCGGACAATCCCGCGCTGGAGGCGTCGATCCGCCTGCGCCTGCCCTATATCGAGCCGCTGAACCTGCTCCAGATCGAGCTGATGAAGCGCCACCGCGCGGGCGAGGACGATCCGCGCATCGGCGAGGGCATATTGCTGTCGATCAACGGCATCGCCACCGCGCTGCGCAACAGCGGGTAA
- a CDS encoding OsmC family protein yields MTDCVVRYEGGLRCRTEHPDSGAVLVTNASPELGGSGEGFSPSDLLSVSLGGCVLSIMAMAGRVAGLELAGATATVTKEMGNAPRRITTLAVTVRVPGRYDPAQRKRLEAAAAACPVHAVLGIDAPIRILWDED; encoded by the coding sequence ATGACCGATTGCGTGGTCCGCTACGAAGGCGGCCTGCGCTGCCGGACCGAGCATCCCGACTCCGGCGCGGTGCTGGTCACCAACGCCTCGCCGGAACTGGGCGGCAGCGGCGAAGGCTTTTCGCCGAGCGACCTTTTGTCGGTGTCGCTGGGCGGTTGCGTGCTGAGCATCATGGCGATGGCGGGGCGCGTCGCCGGGCTGGAATTGGCGGGCGCGACGGCGACCGTCACCAAGGAGATGGGCAACGCCCCGCGCCGGATCACGACCCTGGCCGTGACGGTGCGCGTGCCGGGCCGCTATGACCCGGCCCAGCGTAAGCGGCTGGAAGCGGCGGCGGCGGCCTGCCCGGTCCATGCGGTGCTGGGCATCGACGCGCCGATCCGCATCCTGTGGGACGAGGACTGA
- a CDS encoding chorismate mutase, producing the protein MLWPVAAALLTAASPAPTPCCRNLGEVRTNIDRIDDQILRLMAERSRYVAQAGRFKTSAATVRDEARIRQILARIREKAARQGVNPDVAEATFRAMVEGFTAEEARQVGR; encoded by the coding sequence ATGCTCTGGCCCGTAGCGGCCGCCCTGCTGACCGCCGCGAGCCCCGCGCCGACGCCGTGCTGCCGCAATCTGGGCGAGGTGCGGACCAATATCGACCGGATCGACGACCAGATCCTGCGCCTGATGGCCGAGCGGTCGCGCTATGTCGCGCAGGCCGGGCGGTTCAAGACCTCCGCCGCGACGGTGCGCGATGAGGCGCGAATCCGCCAGATCCTGGCGCGCATCCGCGAAAAGGCCGCGCGGCAGGGGGTGAACCCCGATGTGGCGGAGGCGACCTTCCGCGCGATGGTCGAGGGCTTCACCGCCGAGGAGGCGCGGCAGGTCGGGCGCTGA
- a CDS encoding methylated-DNA--[protein]-cysteine S-methyltransferase translates to MLSECTMASPVGELTLVASERGLRAVLWAEERAGRVRLPERCDDPAHAVLAEAVRQLRDYFEGRRRTFDLPLDPEGTDFQKAVWTGLNAIPYGETRSYAALAAAIGRPGASRAVGAANGRNPLSIVTPCHRVIGANGTLTGFAGGLVVKQWLLAHERGERQRALA, encoded by the coding sequence ATGTTGAGCGAATGCACCATGGCCTCGCCGGTCGGCGAACTGACCCTTGTCGCCAGCGAGCGCGGCCTGCGCGCCGTCCTGTGGGCCGAGGAGAGGGCGGGGCGGGTCCGGTTGCCCGAACGGTGCGACGATCCCGCCCATGCCGTGCTGGCCGAGGCGGTGCGCCAGTTGCGCGACTATTTCGAGGGACGGCGCCGCACCTTCGACCTGCCGCTCGATCCCGAGGGCACGGACTTCCAGAAAGCGGTGTGGACCGGCCTGAACGCCATCCCTTACGGCGAGACGCGCAGCTACGCCGCGCTGGCCGCCGCGATCGGGCGGCCGGGAGCCTCGCGCGCGGTGGGGGCGGCGAATGGCCGCAATCCGCTGTCGATCGTAACCCCCTGCCACCGGGTGATCGGCGCGAACGGCACGTTGACCGGCTTTGCGGGCGGGCTGGTGGTCAAGCAATGGCTGCTGGCGCACGAACGCGGCGAGCGGCAACGCGCGCTCGCCTGA
- a CDS encoding thioesterase family protein produces the protein MSRFSIQITAGPDHIDELGHVNNAVWVQWIQAIATAHWEAVAPPEHVAAHVWVVTRHEIDYRGNVVAGETVTAETWVPNPPKGARFDRHVRFLDAEGQVKVEAVTTWALLDRATGRLLRVTAEIAAPFMV, from the coding sequence ATGAGCCGCTTTTCGATCCAGATCACCGCAGGCCCCGACCATATCGACGAGCTGGGCCATGTGAACAACGCCGTCTGGGTCCAGTGGATTCAGGCGATCGCCACCGCCCATTGGGAAGCGGTCGCGCCGCCCGAACATGTCGCGGCGCATGTCTGGGTCGTGACGCGGCACGAGATCGACTATCGCGGCAATGTCGTGGCGGGGGAGACGGTGACGGCGGAAACCTGGGTCCCCAACCCGCCCAAGGGCGCGCGGTTCGACCGGCATGTCCGTTTTCTGGATGCCGAGGGGCAGGTAAAGGTGGAGGCGGTGACGACCTGGGCGCTGCTCGACCGCGCCACCGGCCGGCTGCTGCGCGTCACGGCCGAGATCGCCGCGCCCTTCATGGTTTGA
- a CDS encoding DedA family protein, with translation MADGSGVLSIEAIVARYGVAAIALGAGLEGETAVVTGGILAHQGLVGWPAALIAAAIGSFVADQIFFTIGRRSRDGRWVAKLRKRRVYARVTRMMERYPVGFIFAFRFLYGLRTISPVAIGTSQVSTRLFVAVNAASAACWASIFVGIGYLFGEAFQELAARYRPSLRHILMAAALVMVAAAIGWGVRALWQRYREPNEQA, from the coding sequence GTGGCAGATGGGAGTGGAGTCCTGAGCATCGAGGCGATCGTCGCGCGCTACGGCGTGGCGGCGATCGCATTGGGTGCGGGGCTGGAGGGGGAGACGGCGGTCGTCACCGGCGGCATCCTGGCGCATCAGGGGCTGGTCGGCTGGCCTGCCGCGCTGATCGCCGCGGCGATCGGATCGTTCGTCGCCGACCAGATCTTCTTCACCATCGGCCGCCGGTCGCGCGACGGGCGCTGGGTGGCCAAGCTGCGCAAGCGACGGGTCTATGCGCGCGTGACGCGGATGATGGAACGCTATCCGGTCGGCTTCATCTTCGCCTTCCGCTTCCTCTATGGCCTGCGCACGATCAGCCCGGTCGCGATCGGGACCAGCCAGGTGTCGACCCGGCTGTTCGTCGCGGTCAACGCCGCATCCGCCGCATGCTGGGCTTCGATCTTCGTCGGCATCGGTTATCTGTTCGGCGAGGCGTTCCAGGAACTGGCGGCGCGCTATCGCCCCAGTCTGCGCCATATCCTGATGGCGGCGGCGCTGGTCATGGTCGCCGCCGCGATCGGCTGGGGCGTCCGCGCGCTGTGGCAGAGATACAGGGAGCCGAACGAACAGGCATGA